The uncultured Cohaesibacter sp. genome segment GGTTGGGGGAAGTATGTCTGAAAGACCGGCAGTTCAGGACGCCTTGGTGCGGCTTGAGCAGGCGATTGCCTCCCTTGAACGGGCGGTAGACAAAAGGCAGGATAAGGCGTTGTCAATCGAGGCCCTGCAGGGCGATTTGAAACGGATGACCAAGGAGCGCGAAACTATGACGCAGTCTTTGAAATCCGCTCAATCCCGATCCGAACGCCTTGAAGGTGCGAATGAAGAGGTGTCCCGTCGTCTGGTATCCGCAATGGAATCAGTGCGGGCCGTTCTGGATCAGCATGGTGGCTGATTTTTTGAAGGTTTGACCGGAGAAGGCTATGGTTCAGGTCAGTGTCAGTATCAATGGTCGCGCCTATCGCATGGCGTGCGAAGATGGTCAGGAAGATCAT includes the following:
- a CDS encoding DUF4164 family protein, which translates into the protein MSERPAVQDALVRLEQAIASLERAVDKRQDKALSIEALQGDLKRMTKERETMTQSLKSAQSRSERLEGANEEVSRRLVSAMESVRAVLDQHGG